Proteins co-encoded in one Roseimicrobium gellanilyticum genomic window:
- a CDS encoding DUF7133 domain-containing protein, with translation MLRFSLTTPLACIALPLAVLAVDDKPLGKPDSAGGLQPYERKAEPGIAPASQEGTQVLKQLGLPAGMKADLWAAEPELANPVALSVDEKGRVFVAETHRLGSSVLDIRNYMFMLEDDLACRTVADRIAMCKKHFGEKFADLEKEEDFIRLMEDRDHDGKADFTSLYARGFNHAEDGIPAGVLARQGTVWATIIPNLWKFDGTNDKGEAVTKKSLSYGYGVRFGYTGHDMHGLILGPDGRLYFSIGDRAANVELPDGRRIENVDSGAVFRCEQDGSKLEIIHWGLRNPQELAFDDHGNLFTGDNDFDYGDTERLVYVVEGGDSGWRVGYQHPPMGKERVPWKSEQIWMSFKSSQEKYNGVPNPKVNEDLGVRPAAYLPPVSNIGDGPSGLLFDTGTGISPQFRNHFLLCHSKGSYAKSEIRAFTLKEDGASFTLGETKPFLQFIHSPDLDLAPDGSVYVLDWAETMSKTAKGRIFRVYDPAVLADPLTLETKKYLEEGMKSRDVAELTKLLAHADRRVRMEAEFELAARGKEGRAALEKAAAKKDVVADARLARLARLHAIWGLGIQGRKDTSACESLPALLKDADSEVRAQVAKVLGDVKYGEATGALAIRLQDDAPRVQYFAAQALGKLKAKQAVTGIIELIKQNNNKDAYLRHACVMALYGMATKSSDLLPPKQLQPDSAFDEVIMDFLDESMRSNEPGVPLAVTLVGRRLHGGSHRLPVEAVYCKAKDPNVRAQVRAEAARVITEDFAIYNGLVSEQGGAGMYFPLNPVSNARTLYAWFLIDAFSEDRERAADRDEKYAQNMADVAAAMDDEHYTLENKLDALTYLGDWATPQTRNRFTGLTFTKKWQPCGGKYAIDAIEEYWEKLMSPKQDIQVRVAAVAAVRKLKADGFAPKMAAIVKDKAQPVELRLAALEALGDWRNVAALNEAITAAQESGEASLKRATLKLLPKVDAERAVAVLEATLDGKDAAAQREALVVLGTLPAHGKADALIAAQVDRLIAGQVAPGAMLEVMETAKRREDGAVKAKLQQYLQSLPQTRTAAAFPQLLQGGDVAAGKKVFFEHTAAQCLRCHKIGGKGSEVGPTLDGISKKHPREYLLEAVLFPNNNIAPGFEMTMVVLKDGKSYGGMVRKETDTELQLSAPVPNAPVDTVKKADIQTRAPGISAMPEMMQQVLTQREIRDLVAYLASLK, from the coding sequence ATGCTCCGTTTCTCGCTCACTACTCCCCTCGCCTGTATAGCTCTGCCACTCGCGGTCCTTGCCGTGGATGACAAGCCACTTGGCAAGCCAGACAGCGCAGGTGGTTTGCAGCCGTATGAGCGGAAGGCGGAGCCGGGCATCGCGCCGGCGTCGCAGGAAGGAACGCAGGTACTGAAACAGCTCGGACTGCCGGCGGGGATGAAGGCGGACCTGTGGGCGGCGGAGCCGGAGCTCGCGAATCCGGTGGCGCTGAGTGTGGATGAGAAGGGACGTGTCTTCGTGGCGGAGACGCATCGGCTCGGGTCCAGTGTGCTGGATATCCGGAACTACATGTTCATGCTGGAGGATGATCTCGCCTGCCGCACGGTGGCGGACCGCATCGCCATGTGTAAGAAACACTTCGGTGAGAAGTTTGCGGACCTGGAGAAGGAGGAGGACTTCATCCGCTTGATGGAAGACCGCGACCACGATGGCAAGGCGGACTTCACGAGCCTATATGCGCGAGGGTTCAACCATGCGGAGGATGGCATTCCCGCAGGCGTGCTGGCGCGTCAAGGCACGGTGTGGGCCACGATCATTCCGAACCTGTGGAAGTTTGATGGGACGAATGACAAGGGCGAGGCGGTGACGAAGAAGTCGCTGAGCTATGGCTATGGTGTGCGCTTTGGCTACACGGGGCATGACATGCACGGGCTCATCCTTGGGCCGGACGGGCGTTTGTATTTCAGCATCGGCGACCGCGCAGCGAATGTGGAGCTGCCGGATGGACGTCGCATCGAGAATGTGGACAGCGGCGCGGTCTTCCGCTGTGAGCAGGATGGCAGCAAGCTGGAGATCATCCACTGGGGTCTGCGCAATCCACAGGAGCTGGCCTTTGACGACCATGGGAATCTCTTCACGGGCGACAATGACTTCGACTACGGGGACACGGAGCGGCTGGTGTATGTGGTGGAGGGTGGCGACAGCGGCTGGCGTGTGGGGTATCAACACCCGCCCATGGGCAAGGAGCGCGTGCCGTGGAAGTCCGAGCAGATCTGGATGTCCTTCAAGAGCAGCCAGGAGAAATACAACGGCGTGCCGAACCCGAAGGTGAATGAAGACCTCGGGGTGCGACCGGCGGCGTATCTGCCTCCGGTCTCGAACATCGGCGATGGTCCCAGCGGTCTGCTCTTTGACACGGGCACGGGGATTTCACCGCAGTTCCGCAACCACTTCCTGCTGTGCCATAGCAAGGGCAGCTATGCGAAGAGTGAGATCCGCGCCTTCACGCTGAAGGAAGATGGCGCGAGCTTCACTCTGGGCGAGACGAAACCCTTCCTGCAATTCATCCACAGCCCGGACCTCGACCTCGCGCCGGATGGTTCTGTCTACGTGCTGGACTGGGCGGAGACGATGAGCAAGACCGCGAAGGGTCGCATCTTCCGCGTGTATGACCCCGCTGTGCTGGCCGACCCGCTCACACTGGAGACGAAGAAGTATCTGGAGGAAGGCATGAAGTCACGTGATGTCGCCGAGCTGACGAAGCTGCTCGCGCATGCCGACCGTCGCGTGCGCATGGAGGCGGAGTTCGAACTTGCGGCGCGTGGGAAGGAAGGGCGTGCGGCGCTGGAGAAGGCGGCGGCGAAGAAGGATGTGGTGGCAGATGCGAGGCTGGCAAGGCTCGCGCGGCTGCATGCCATCTGGGGACTGGGCATTCAGGGGCGCAAGGACACCAGCGCGTGTGAGAGCCTCCCTGCCCTGCTGAAGGATGCGGACAGCGAAGTGCGGGCGCAGGTGGCGAAGGTGCTGGGGGATGTGAAGTACGGGGAGGCGACGGGGGCGCTGGCGATACGGTTGCAGGATGATGCACCACGCGTGCAGTACTTTGCCGCACAAGCGTTGGGCAAACTGAAGGCGAAGCAGGCGGTGACGGGGATCATCGAACTCATCAAGCAGAACAACAACAAGGACGCCTATCTGCGGCATGCGTGTGTGATGGCGCTTTATGGGATGGCCACAAAGTCGAGTGACCTGTTGCCGCCGAAGCAACTGCAACCAGACAGTGCCTTTGATGAAGTCATCATGGACTTCCTGGACGAGTCTATGCGCTCCAATGAACCCGGCGTCCCACTCGCGGTGACCTTGGTCGGGCGCAGGCTACACGGGGGGAGTCATAGATTGCCCGTAGAAGCTGTGTACTGCAAAGCCAAAGACCCAAACGTGCGGGCACAGGTGCGGGCCGAAGCAGCGCGGGTCATCACAGAAGACTTCGCAATATACAATGGCCTCGTCTCTGAGCAGGGAGGAGCCGGCATGTATTTCCCGCTGAATCCCGTCAGCAACGCACGAACGCTTTATGCCTGGTTTCTAATAGATGCCTTTAGTGAAGACCGGGAAAGGGCAGCTGACAGGGATGAGAAGTATGCCCAGAATATGGCGGACGTCGCTGCGGCAATGGATGATGAACATTATACTTTGGAAAACAAGCTCGATGCCCTCACCTACCTCGGTGATTGGGCCACGCCACAGACGCGCAATCGTTTCACGGGCCTCACCTTTACAAAGAAGTGGCAACCTTGTGGAGGGAAGTATGCCATTGATGCCATAGAGGAATACTGGGAGAAACTGATGAGTCCCAAGCAAGACATCCAAGTGCGCGTAGCCGCCGTCGCTGCTGTGCGGAAGCTCAAGGCGGATGGCTTCGCACCGAAGATGGCAGCCATCGTGAAGGACAAGGCTCAGCCTGTGGAACTGCGTCTCGCCGCGTTGGAAGCACTGGGCGACTGGCGAAATGTCGCAGCGCTGAACGAGGCCATCACGGCAGCACAAGAGAGTGGCGAGGCTTCGCTGAAGCGGGCCACGCTGAAGCTGTTGCCGAAGGTGGATGCGGAGCGCGCGGTGGCGGTGTTGGAAGCGACGTTGGATGGCAAGGATGCGGCGGCGCAGCGTGAAGCGCTGGTGGTGCTGGGCACGTTACCAGCGCACGGCAAGGCGGATGCGCTGATCGCGGCACAGGTGGACAGGCTCATCGCGGGCCAGGTGGCTCCGGGAGCGATGCTGGAGGTGATGGAGACGGCGAAGCGTCGTGAGGATGGCGCGGTGAAAGCGAAGCTGCAGCAGTACCTGCAGTCGCTGCCGCAGACACGCACGGCAGCGGCGTTTCCGCAGTTGCTGCAAGGCGGTGATGTGGCTGCGGGGAAGAAGGTCTTCTTCGAGCACACGGCGGCGCAGTGCCTGCGGTGTCACAAGATCGGTGGCAAGGGCAGCGAGGTGGGCCCCACGCTGGATGGCATCAGCAAGAAGCATCCTCGGGAGTACCTGCTGGAGGCCGTGCTGTTCCCCAACAACAACATCGCCCCCGGATTCGAAATGACCATGGTGGTGCTGAAGGATGGCAAGAGCTACGGCGGCATGGTGCGCAAGGAGACGGACACCGAACTGCAACTCAGTGCCCCTGTGCCAAACGCGCCCGTGGACACCGTGAAGAAGGCGGACATCCAGACCCGCGCGCCGGGTATCTCGGCGATGCCGGAGATGATGCAGCAGGTGCTGACGCAGCGGGAGATTCGGGACCTGGTGGCGTATCTGGCTTCACTGAAGTGA